The Streptomyces aurantiacus genome includes a region encoding these proteins:
- a CDS encoding sulfite oxidase, with translation MDGRDSAAGRLPVRSSAAVSAPARVAAPAEGISHEELALAARNHGLPLEALRYDVTPPGLHYVLVHYDIPATDAGTWTLAVHGRVRTPLTLDLAALRALPQVTHRVTMECAGNGRARLTPRPVSQPWLVEAVGTADWTGVPLRVLLAEAGVEPDAVEAVFTGADHGVERGVEQDYRRSLPLADATAADPEVLVAYEMNGAPLPPQHGHPLRLVVPGWYGMAHVKWLHDIALTDTPFTGFQQAVAYRFRQSPDEPGDPVTRIAPRALMIPPGFPDFMSRTRVVRPGPVRLEGRAWSGRAPVTKVEVSTDDGVSWEAAELAPPDGGPWAWRHWHAPWTAAPGHHVLTARATDAGGSAQPLTQPWNRGGFGNNEVQRIPVVCL, from the coding sequence ATGGACGGGCGCGACAGTGCGGCGGGCCGGCTTCCGGTGCGGTCGTCCGCCGCCGTCAGCGCACCCGCGCGCGTGGCCGCCCCCGCCGAGGGGATCAGCCACGAGGAACTCGCCCTGGCGGCCCGCAACCACGGCCTGCCCCTGGAGGCCCTGCGCTACGACGTGACCCCGCCCGGCCTGCACTACGTCCTCGTCCACTACGACATCCCGGCCACCGACGCCGGCACCTGGACCCTCGCGGTGCACGGCCGCGTCCGTACGCCCCTGACCCTGGACCTGGCCGCTCTGCGCGCCCTCCCGCAGGTCACCCACCGCGTGACGATGGAGTGCGCGGGCAACGGCCGGGCCCGGCTCACCCCCCGCCCCGTCAGCCAGCCCTGGCTGGTCGAGGCGGTCGGCACGGCGGACTGGACCGGCGTACCCCTGCGGGTGCTGCTCGCCGAGGCCGGAGTGGAGCCGGACGCCGTCGAGGCGGTCTTCACGGGAGCCGACCACGGCGTGGAACGGGGCGTCGAGCAGGACTACCGGCGCAGCCTGCCCCTCGCGGACGCGACCGCCGCCGACCCGGAGGTCCTGGTGGCGTACGAGATGAACGGCGCCCCGCTGCCACCGCAGCACGGCCACCCGCTGCGTCTGGTGGTCCCCGGCTGGTACGGCATGGCCCATGTGAAGTGGCTGCACGACATCGCGCTCACCGACACCCCCTTCACCGGCTTCCAGCAGGCGGTGGCGTACCGCTTCCGCCAGTCCCCCGACGAACCCGGCGACCCGGTCACCCGCATCGCCCCGCGCGCGCTGATGATCCCGCCCGGCTTCCCGGACTTCATGTCCCGCACCCGAGTCGTACGCCCCGGCCCCGTCCGTCTGGAGGGCCGGGCCTGGTCGGGCCGCGCGCCGGTCACGAAGGTCGAGGTCAGCACGGACGACGGTGTCTCGTGGGAGGCCGCCGAACTCGCCCCGCCGGACGGGGGTCCGTGGGCCTGGCGTCACTGGCACGCGCCCTGGACGGCGGCCCCCGGCCACCACGTCCTGACGGCCCGCGCCACGGACGCCGGGGGCTCGGCCCAGCCCCTCACCCAGCCGTGGAACCGCGGCGGCTTCGGCAACAACGAGGTCCAGCGAATCCCGGTGGTCTGCCTGTAG